The DNA region gtaatgataataataataattatcataataataatagtgatgatgatgataataataatgaggataacaattataacaataatgataatggtgataataacattattattaatgaaaatgataacactaatctAATAAGACTAcgaatagtaacagtaattgttatcattattatcattatgattattatcatgattatcattactattacaatcatcatcaccatcatttttatgatcattcatattgtttttttttatatcagtattactatcagtgttgttatcatcatctccattatcctcatttgtatcatcaccatcaaaattattgctgtttatattattatcatcaatatcatcaccaatcATCTTGATTGTTACTACAAttgattcattatcattaatcattattagcatcagcaTTATCAAATACATCATCTCATTATATTTGCATTAATATGATGTAATGTAATACAAATCAATGAGTTCACTGTCATTATTTGGCGGTTACCATTATGTCTGTCGATGGTAAGGTATACATacactttatacatataaatatatacatgtatatatatatatatgttgttgttgtcgtcgtttacttatatacttatgtaatgtGCAAACcgtttccctgtctttctccgtAATTTAATCAGTTCTTTAGAGTTTGCTTCATACTAATTGATAATTAGGCCTGATAATTTGCAATAAGCAATTTGATGCTTCATATGAAGTCTAAATCCCTCATAGATAGTGCTTATCTAAGAGTAACGAGGTTTTGATTATTGCTAATGATTACTCATAATatccaataattattattatggccaTTAGCTCTATCGTTGTTGCAGTAGAAATTACAACTAAAttgcttttctctccccccctctccctaccctcctttcaTCCATTTTCCCTTTATGTCTATTTacgttattctcttttctctgtttttttttttttttttttttttttttttaacgtatcctatatacttatctgttcatttctttatttgtctaatGTCTATTTATCTTGACcttgtcttgtctttttatttatctatctacctgtctatacatctgtctatctatgtgtctattcatatctaatttttttctatctatgtatctgtctatttgtgtatttctCTATATAAATTACTATCcaactatttatctttttatctatctatatctatatgtctatctatctatctattttattatctttacctctatctgctctttcttcctcccttcctttttttcattttttctttttctctttatttctcgtcatttctctttctctccttctttcccgctaattttccttctcttttccgtgttctctctttcttttgttcttcttttccttcgttttcttatcCGTTCCGTTTTGTGTCCCTGTTTTTTGTGTGCtttgctttctcctcctttcctttccctcttcctctctctctcgcctttccccctatccaccccctctttacctgttcctctctccctttattcaccCTAActatccatccacctcctccaccccctccacctatccTCCTGCctaccccctccgcccctccacctatccacctgcctaaccctccacccatccacctcctccacctctccacccctccacctatccacctgcctaccccctccgcccctccacctatccacctgcctaccccctccgcccctccacctatccacctgcctacccctccacccctccacctcctccacccctccatccatccacctcctccacctcttcacctgccctccaaacccctccacttcctccaccccctccaccttcctaccccctccacccctctacctgcctaccccctccacccctctacctgcctacccccctccacccctccacctgcctatcccctccaccttcctaccccctccacccctccacctgcctaccccctccaaacccctccacccctccacccctccacctgcctaccccctccacccttccacctgcctaccccctccacccttccacctcctccaacccctccacccctccacctcctcccccccttccacctgcctatcccctccaccccccttccacctgcctaccccttccaccccctccacctatccaccccGTAGTGCTGACGGCAACTTCGAGGTGACCCTCTCTACCAAGGCGACGCTCAGTTACAACGGCTTGGTAGAGTGGAAGCCGCCAGCCATTTATAAGTCGTCGTGTGAGATCGACGTCGAGTATTTTCCCTTCGACGAGCAGACGTGCGTTATGAAGTTCGGCTCATGGACCTACGACGGGTTTCAGGTAAGAGAGAGGGgttcagggaagaggagggagggagggagggaggtgggggtgggaggtgggagtggggaggtggggaaggaattGGTTTCAGGTAAGAGAGGGGttcaggaaagaggagggagggagggagggaggtgggggtgggaggtggggagggaggaggggggagggaataggttTCAGGTAAGAGAGGGgttcagggaagaggagggagggagggagggagggaggtggggaggtgggagggaatagGTTTCAGGTAAGAGGTGATTTCAGGTAAGAgaaagggggtgtggggtggttaTAACAAGATTCAGGTAAGAAGGATTTTGATATCGGTTATTCCTCGTTATTGTCTGTTTTGCTGTTATCGTTCTTATCCGGAGCGAAagagattttattattgttgttattatatatcatgtttatatacatcatttgtttatttcgtgtATGTCTTCTTAGAGTGAGATTTTCTGGTATTGCGAAAGCTAGTTAATTTACCTTATCCGGATTTTTactattaattatctttattagatTTTCCTTATTTCCGGGGTAAGGGGCCGTTTTGTTTTTGACTCgttttctttcaacttttttagtatccctcttattctcctttaCTTATACCTTTTCCTTCGttatcctctatctcttcttcacctaggctatattttctttatcttcgtattcgaatgattatgataatatttttttttagacatcTAAATGGGCTTTATTCTCACTGTATTCTCCGTAATGTGAATGATTATCCtgtattttattttgctattttgcTATTTTCCTCTGCCGGAGCAACGGAGAGGTGAGGGAACTTCCCCGTGTTGTCTTGTAAGGGGAAGCTCCCGGGTAAAGCTTCAGGGCGAGTTCGGACAAAGAGCTTTAGAAAGAACCCTTGCGGCCTCTCCTCTAAACCGGTCGATTGATCTCTGTCTATCCTCCGCTTTATTCTCTTTCCtgtcttttatcgtttttttttttttttttttttttttggttgtttttttcatttctgtctgaatgaatgtgtgattgtgtgcatgtgtgaatgtgtgattgtgtgcatgtgtgattgtgtgtatgtgcatgtgtgtgtgtgtttgtgtgtgtgaatatatatgtatatatatatatatatatatatatatatatatatatatatatatatacatatatatatataaacatatttatatatgtttatatatacatatatttgtgtatatatatacacacacatatatatatatatatatatatatatatatatatatatatatatatatatatatatatatatatgtatatatatatatatatatatatatatatatatatgtgtgtggtgtgtgtgtgtgtgtgtgtgtgtatgtatatacatatatatatatatatatatatatatatatatatatatatgtatatatgtatatatgtgtgtgtgtgtgtgtgtatctatatatatattgcctcattttcataccttccctctctcattatttatttatctatctatctatttatctctctctctctctccttctgtcgatCTATATAACTctagttctctctatctattaattaattaaatttaaaaatctctctctcctctctctctctcttcccctctctctctcttttctctctcctctctctctctctctctctctctctctctctctctctctctctctttctctctctttctctcttcctctctttctctccctctccttctcctcttcctatccctttccttttccctcttcttttcactctcccttgccctttcctcttgctccctctcctccctctccctttccctctccctccccttccctctctccctctcctctctttccctctctctcctctttttcttctttctccctcttcctcttcttttccctcttcctctccttctccttttccctctcttcttctccctctgcctctccctctccctctccttctccctctcctcttctcctccctctccctctccttccccttccctttctccctctcctctttttcctctttctccctctccctctcctctttctccctctccctctccctcttcctatccctctcactttccttctccctctccatcctctccctctccttctgtctttctctctcctctttttcttctttctccctctccctcttcctatccctctcactttccttctccctttccctcttcctctcctgctcccacttcctatccctcttcctcttcttctcctcccccctttccctctcctcttctccctccccttctcccccccctctccctctcctcttctccctatctttctccctctccctcttcctattcctctccctctccctctctccctctttttctccctttctctctccctctccctctcctcttctccctctctttctccctctttatctccctctctctctttccctctccctcttcctatccctttccctctcctcttctccctctccctctccctctccctctcctcttctccctctccctctccctctccttctcctcttctccttctctcttccctctccccctccctctccccctttccccctctctctctccttcctcctccctctcctctctccctctcccttccccctttccctctccctctccctctccctctcctttccccctcccccctccctcttcctctcctcttctctcttccttccctctcctctcccccctcctctcctccggcTCGGCTGAAGGTAAACGTAATAGCAGAACACCTTTACATAACTTCCGGTGCGGCTAAGGTAAGTTTTAGAATAAAAGTCTGACGCAAGATTGTTTCCTAAGTACGTTGTTCCCCGAGAGTGTCGCGCCTTCCGCTTCAGATCCGGTTattgtgcgattttttttttttttttttttttatttgtctggttgtctatatatgtgtatgagtatgtacatatgtgtgtgtatgtgttttgtatatatttttatatatttataaaattttatttataatttatatatatactatttaaaatatattatatattatatttaaaatatataattttgtgtggtgtgggtgttggggttgtgtgtgtgtgtgtgtgtaaatgaatttgtattatttttatataattaatacaatACCATATTAtgacatcatatatattaatacacattagacaacaccacaaccaccacacacacacaaatatttatatatatttatatatattttttgtattgtatttttgtatgtttgtaaattttctttatttctttttcctttttttctcttttctttttatctttccatatatttgtctatctatctatattttgggGTACatttaagtgtaagtgtatgaattaatgtgtctgtgtgtgggttttggcggctgtatgtttgtgtgtgtctgtatgcgtgtgtttgtgtattagctGATCTTCCATATCTAATTTTTTACCTCGTAAGTTTTAAGCTTGTTTGTCACTTAAAATGTCCTTTTCCGAAATTTTCAAACTTTGCAAATGATTTTTCGAAGAAGCGACAGAGGATGCAGTTGGCAGAGTATACGAAACGGTTTTTCAAGGAAGAGTCGCGTCTTAGGATGTCTTACAAGGAAGGGCGTCGTAGGAATCGTGAGGAGGgattgaaggaagggaaggatgggtgaggaaataagaaaaagggggaaaataaagggtgttttgcgtgcgtgcgtgtgggtgtgtgtggggtggtatgttttgttttgtgttgtctgttgtatgtaagtatgtatccattatgaaaatatatatatatatgtatattatatatatattttatatatatataattatttatacatataaattatatatatatattgtgtgtgtgtgtgtgtgtgtgtgtgtgtgtgttgtttttgttagtgtaCACTTAAAGCGTTGTTATCCATATGTATAAATCCatgtaaaaaaaggggggggggggtagagagcaaACGCATTATCCAGGGAACACCGATGTCTAAGTGGTATTTTGGGTACATCAGGGTACAGTCTTTTGCCTTGTGtgtgtcagccccccccccttttaagtTTGAGTGAGATATGTGACGTCTGCGCAATTACGTTACGGTGGAGTgtttggccaaaaaaaaaaaaaaaaaaaaaaggagaatatgaaAGAAGTATTTTAAGACCATGTTGAAGCCTGGATacggaaaaaggaaataaaatggatTTTTTAGATTACTGAAGCTTCCAGGGTAAACTGGGGTCCCTGGGTACACCGGTGACGCCGAAATTGATTTAGTGTTGTTGACGATAAATTGATGGACAcaatccatctctgtctctgtgtaaaCATGGTTGTATTTCTGTGATACGAAAACGAATGGACGCTGAGGGTAGAATTAAAGATAGATTCTTGAAGTGGGAAAAAATGcagtatttttttaattttgtgagAGAGGTttgaagcgaggggagagaggagagaagagaggaggagagtgaaagaataaGTATCCGGTGTGGTAGCATTTGCTtggtgtacggtgtgtgtgtgtgtgtgtggttttttgtgtgtgttatgaggggttttgtgtggtggtgtgtgtttgtggtgtgtgtgtgtatgtgtagtgtatggtaggtatgtgttgtgttgtgcagtgttgtttgtgtgtttttggtgtgtgggttgtgtgtgtttttgtttaaaagGTGGttcgttttttgtgtgttggggtgttgtgtgtgtgtgtgttttgtgtgggtgtttggggataaagagaggaggagacgtgagagaggagagaggagaaagagagaggtgagtgagtgtgtgtggttttgtgtgtgtgtgtgtgtgtggtgtgtgtgtgtgtgtgtgtgtggtttgcatGGTTAAGCtcgttatttaatattattagatacgtgtacacaaagatctGTGAATTTTACACACAACACGCCCCACACTCGCAAAGGGGTGTGGTATAAAGAAAAAGGGTTTTCCGACCTTTTCAGTATAAAAAACCCGGGGccttattttccccctctttctgggGCCCTTTGAGACCCAAATCGTTCTCCCGATCATGCGGGggcaaatgggaggggggggtaggggggagggagaagggaggggggagggggggaaggggtgtagagGGGTTGCCAATGCGTAAATAAACGAGTCCAAGGTACGCCCGGGGACATCTTAATGTATTAGACCTCGTCTCTTGCAGGAAACGAAATATCAAATTGTCTTGAGATGTTAAGGATGGCAGAGCAAATGGGGCCTTCGGGGCGAGCGCTCTGCGAGATGAGATGCGgcgcgagagagggaggctgTGATCGGCGCCTTCCTTTGCTAAAGATTGAGCTAGTTTTGAACACGTTAAGGcaaatgtttttatatgtgttagggtttttgttgtgtgtgtgtgtgtgtttgtgtggtttgtgtgtgtgttgtttgtattttgCAGTTTGATATTGAATCACAAACACcaaatatgtgtgtggtgtgNNNNNNNNNNNNNNNNNNNNNNNNNNNNNNNNNNNNNNNNNNNNNNNNNNNNNNNNNNNNNNNNNNNNNNNNNNNNNNNNNNNNNNNNNNNNNNNNNNNNGttataataagaggaggaaaaggggaacaaGACAAGATAAAGTGGAACAAAGTGAACCAAGTTGGGACAAGATGAGGTAAGTTGGAATAAGATGAGACAAGCAGGAAAGAGGCGAGGCAAGCTGAAGCAAGACCGGGAAATTTAATTGAAAAGAAGCGAAAGGAAGAGATacatgaaagaagaagaacaaggaaaaaacaagggaatggaggaaagtaGGATAAATAGGACTAGGAAAagttatataaagaaaaggataatgaaagaaagtaaaagtaattttggagagatagagaggcagatgagagagagagagagagagagagagagagagagagagagagagagagagagagagagagagagagagagagaagaaatgacgaAACTAAGAGGAAAAAAGATAGTAAGGAAAAGTAGAACGAAGAATTAGTAcggcaaaaaagaacaaaaaaaaaaacgagaccaaacgagataaacaaatataagacaaaaacaaatatgaaatttaaaaataacaaaaaagaaaacgaaatctgAAATAAAGAAGCACATTGAAGCTAGCAGAGAGGTAcaataaaaggaaattaaagataaagaagagatagagacaagggaaatggagataaataataccgggagaagaagaagtgaagaaatgaGGTTTAGGAAGGAAATGGATAGGAAAGTGAGCCTCAAAaaaaatctgtgtgtatgtgttggtctgtctgtctgtgtgtgtgtgtgtgcgtgtgtgtgtgtgtgtgtgcgtgtgtgtgtgtgtgtgtatgtgtttctgtgtgcgtgtgtttgtgtgtgtgtgtgtgtctgtgtatgtgtgcatgtgtgtatgtatgtctttgtgtgtttgtgtatgtgtgtgtatatgtgtgtgtgtgtgtgtgtgtgtgtgtgtgtttgtgtatgcatgtgtatgtgtgtatgtgtgtgtgtgtgtgtgtgtgcatttttctacctttttcttttttcttatcctccgTCTCCGAACGAGTGTCCAGAAGGCAGTAGCCGGCCGAGCGAAGAGTAAAAGCGGTCCTTTTGCTCGGGAAAAAACGTCTTTATGGCCTCCGTTTCCTCGCGGGTCCTTCTCCCTCGGCGCTATTTCTGTCTCctgtttttaaatatttgtatctctctctctctctctctctctctctctctctctctctctctctctctctctctctctctctctctctctctctctctctttctctctgtcgctcgctctctctctctctctctctctctctgtctctctatttatctgtctggatCTGCACcccgtctatctatttctccccccccccctctctctctttcttttttctctctctctctctatctatctatcaatctctttatctaacttatccatctctttttcttttctttttcttaccatTACAATCttaattctcttccttcctccttctgctcgtgtttatcttatttttatatatttcatcctTCGCTTTCTCAGCTTCTCAAGtaatctcctttttctcatttcccggATCCGTTTAACTTACCGaacttttcctgttttttgtttttattattctctcccttctctctctctatttattctctctctctctctctctctctctctctctctctctctctctctctctctctctctctctctctctctctctctctctctctctctctctctctctctctctctctctctctctctctctctctctctctctctctctctctctctctctctctctctttctcctccttttccattctgcatttcctattctccttcatctcttccccttccctctctctttcgctttcaaatattcttctgttcttcctattctattttccttccttttcgtcCTTCTCTTTTGCCTTCTACCACTCCCCTAATTCATCcaattttctccccttccttccttccttccttcctttctcctcctcctcctcctcctcatcatcatctcatcatttccttctccaccattctccctccctcccatcaaacacagacaaacacaaaacaagcaGGAAGTTCTAACATGGAAAAAGGGGagatgtagggggggaggggaaagaggggaataaagagagagagagagaggtggagggggggggggactaaacaCACTCACCTGTGTGGCTCTaccttgttatttgttatttaaaGGTGCACTCCCCTCTGTCAGGTACTTGGCTAGGGtgcatgggaaagagggagagaagggacgcGAAAACAGAGGGGAGAAATAGGTGGAAACGAGGGCATAGTAAAAGGCAAGGTGAGAGTAAagcagggggagaagaggaagcagaaagggagtgagagataaagacggtttttttttgtgtgtgtatgtagaagtatctgcatacatgcatgcatatgtgtatttatatacatatacattcatatatatatatatatatatatatatatatatatatatatatatacatatatatacatacatatatatatatatatatatatatatatatatatatatatatatatatacacacacacatatgtatatacatacacactctctctctctctatctctctctttctgtctctctctctctctatttatctatctatctatgtatatctatctatatatctatctatctctctatatatatgtatatgtatatgtgtgtgtgtgtgtgtgtgcgtgtgtgtgcatgtgtgtgtatgtgtgtgtgtgtgtgtgtacgtatatatgtatatgtacatatgtctgctCATGTTTATATTTTGCGTATGTATCCGTAACGGAGACTCAAGATTCCACTTTAAAAACTAAAATTTTTAAAGACTCTTTGAACGAATAATTCGTTAAAGTAAGAGATGTTTAATGAGTTAGGATACTCGCTCTTAAAACTCTTAAATATTCGTagacagcacaaaaaaaaaaaatcaccgtgtTTAACAAGGCTgcgaagagaatgggagagaagatagataaacagagagacacagaggaaagaagagaaagaggaggttcgTACATAGCCAGTGTACACATGGCTGTACAGATtaatacagacgtacatacaggCACTCACATACACAGGCTATCTTTGCAAATGtttattaaaagtgagatttTTAGAAATCTCTTTATTGAATAATAGTAATCCTGGCAGGCATCTAATTATATTCCAATAGATGATTGTTGATTgcggaaataacaaaaacaatcatgatactgacaataaaaaatatagcAATATTCCTAGTAGGGTAAtggttactgatgatgatgaagataacagtatAATCGTAGTGATAtatcaaaagaataaaaagattttATGACGATGCttatagcagcaataatgatgactgtTATTGGAGCAACAGCAgtgtaattaaaacaacaacggtaatgaacccaacaacaacaacaataagataaaagcaacaacaacaacaatgatataaaagcaacaacaatggtgataatatggaagtaacaacaacaaatcaacaaaagcaacaacaatgatgatgataatcataacaattacaacaacaagaaTGGATAGTTATAAACTCCTCTGCAGTGGAATGGCTGAAGGAGGGATGGCTCTAACCTGCCTAACCttatcctctgccccctcctccccctccccctccccctccacgcccCACCCCAGTCCACATCCCTCAAACTTCCACCTATAgcctaatcctcctcttctcctgatcctctcctcctcttcctactcctgctcctcctcctcctcctcttcttctcttcctcctgctctttgcACTCCTACTcgtctatttcctcctcctattcttcctcctcctcctccttcccccctccatctcctcctcctcctcctcctcctcctcctcctcctcttcgtacacgtcctcctccctccctcctttccacccacccacccacccccacctcgcCCCACGGTCTTCCCCCTCGGCCCACTCTCGATTACGTTGGATTTCAAGATGCTGCGATCCCTGACCTGCTTGAGATGACGATAACTTGGGACGGAGTTGGGAGACTGGGGTTGGATAGAATCTTGTtaataacttgttttttttttttttttctttttcttggttccATTCATGCTTTTATCGTCCTTTGCTGTGTGATTAGGATGTTGTTAGTATCAGTATGCTCTGTTAGGGTAGGATTATGCTTGGTTTTGttatgctttgttgttgttgttgtagatttGTTATTAGTGTGTTTGCTATAATAAGTTTTATCCTTGtgaccttgttatcattatttttttatcaatcaatctTCTCTCAATTTGTTTTCACAATTAATCATCTGCATGTCTATTTGttggtctatccatctatatatgtatatctgtctgttcatttctccatctatttgtttatctggttGTATCTCCagctatgcatctatctatatgtccatctatctatccatccattcatccatccatccatccatccatctattcatccatccatccatccatccatccatccatccatccattcattcatccacccatccatccatccatccatccacccatccgtccatccatcatccatccatccatccatccatccacccatccatctatccacctacccataAACCTAACCAACAATAAatctacctatccgtctatcCACCTTTCCatccatatttatctattatcaccCCCTTTGCATTACAATATTACATACATTCTTAATTatttccacttctcccccccccccccccttaactgaTGTGCATTGCTGGCTGCACCTAATTACATATTCTATTCATGTTATTAGCATTTTTTGCGTGTGTATTAGTCCGTTACGTTTTGATGGTGAAATGGAGCGTAAAAGTGagtggcatcattattatcattatatagatttcccttctttttttcacttttcgttAGATGCAGGTAGGTGAGGAAAAAaacggagagggggaaagagaaaggaaaggagaaagaggagttagagagagaaagaggcagatagacagacagaggaagagaatgagaggggtgggatacttgggagagggagagaaaaaaatgaaaaaggtagaaggaaagagagaaagatgagttagaaagagagataaggagagatataaagagagacagagacatatagaggcagaaacacagagagagtaataaagagacacagacggagagagagagtaataaagagaaagaaacagacacacaaacggaaaagagaaacagaaacgaacagacagacaggcagacaaggaaCGAGTTCTCGGCGCGTAGCCCATTAGCACAGGAAATCTAAGTGATTTGGGAgcaaagaggagataaaaaaaaggaaagaaaaagagagataaatggtgCTAAGCGATAGGTGGTGATGGGCGAGTGGAAATGAAAGGAgaacaggaaaggaaggaaattatAGTTATTGAAAGATGCAAGAGTGGAACGGAGAGATGGAGgacagtggaagaggaggaaggagggggggggtgaggggggggagacgaaagggaattgggaatgaggaaaggaatgatgggggaaaagagagggggagggaatgatgatgggaagggaaggggaaagggaggaaaaaggggaagggaagagggagaaggaatagtggggaaggagaaaaagaagaaggagataaggaaggagagaggatagtggggagaggaaggagaaggagaaagggaagaagaaggaaaagaaggg from Penaeus chinensis breed Huanghai No. 1 chromosome 31, ASM1920278v2, whole genome shotgun sequence includes:
- the LOC125042048 gene encoding acetylcholine receptor subunit alpha-like; translated protein: MESELCNTIPKCPSQPEAFQATLNETEIFIQYWYDYKLNWDPKEYGGVEMLHVPSDHIWRPDIVLYNNADGNFEVTLSTKATLSYNGLVEWKPPAIYKSSCEIDVEYFPFDEQTCVMKFGSWTYDGFQKRQRMQLAEYTKRFFKEESRLRMSYKEGRRRNLTLYSNVTQEDERTYF